A window from Leifsonia shinshuensis encodes these proteins:
- a CDS encoding sigma-70 family RNA polymerase sigma factor gives MTTLEVTNDPVRDYLNAIGRTRLLTADEEVALAKRIEVGVLAGERLAVRPGLTPREKRELQYLADDGKRAFERFIEANLRLVVSIAKRYAGRGLPVMDLIQEGNLGLVRAVEKFDYRTGNKFSTYATWWIRQSILRGIADTARLIRIPVHTVEKIDKLDRIRRDLGGELGRTPTLEEMAEASNLDPAEVHKLQMSDSETVSLAVPVGENEGAELGDLIEDDDFPGPPEAVEVEFRHRDLEERLRELPPRDAKVVRMRFGLDGQKPMTLDEVGEVYGITRERVRQLETRSLKRLRCPELLEYLR, from the coding sequence ATGACGACGCTCGAAGTGACCAACGACCCGGTACGCGACTACCTGAACGCGATCGGCCGCACCCGCCTCCTGACCGCCGACGAGGAAGTCGCGCTGGCCAAGCGGATCGAGGTGGGAGTGCTGGCCGGGGAGCGCCTGGCGGTCCGCCCCGGACTGACGCCCCGCGAGAAGCGCGAACTGCAGTACCTCGCCGATGACGGCAAGCGTGCGTTCGAGCGCTTCATCGAGGCCAACCTGCGCCTGGTGGTCAGCATCGCCAAGCGCTACGCCGGCCGCGGGCTGCCGGTGATGGACCTGATCCAGGAGGGCAACCTCGGCCTGGTGCGCGCGGTCGAGAAGTTCGACTACCGCACCGGAAACAAGTTCTCCACGTACGCCACCTGGTGGATCCGCCAGTCCATCCTGCGCGGCATCGCCGACACGGCCCGCCTGATCCGCATCCCGGTGCACACCGTGGAGAAGATCGACAAGCTGGACCGCATCCGCCGCGACCTCGGCGGAGAGCTCGGCCGCACGCCCACCCTGGAGGAGATGGCCGAGGCGTCGAACCTCGACCCCGCCGAGGTGCACAAGCTGCAGATGAGCGACTCCGAGACGGTCTCGCTGGCCGTGCCGGTCGGCGAGAACGAGGGCGCCGAGCTCGGCGACCTGATCGAGGACGACGACTTCCCGGGCCCGCCGGAGGCCGTCGAGGTGGAGTTCCGCCACCGCGACCTCGAGGAGCGCCTCCGCGAGCTGCCGCCCCGCGACGCCAAGGTGGTGCGCATGCGCTTCGGCCTCGACGGCCAGAAGCCGATGACGCTCGACGAGGTGGGCGAGGTCTACGGCATCACCCGCGAGCGCGTCCGCCAGCTGGAGACCCGCAGCCTCAAGCGCCTGCGCTGCCCGGAGCTGCTGGAGTACCTCCGCTGA
- a CDS encoding SDR family oxidoreductase yields the protein MSPSRVLVTGATGYIGGRLVPRLLARGHTVRVLARSPQKLTDVPWAGDVEVVEGDLHDPAAVERAVADVDVVYYLVHSMRARGDFDEEEADAARTVAGAARAAGVRRIVYLGALHPDGELSRHLRSRVAVGRILLDSGVPTIVLQAGVVIGSGSASFEMIRHLTEVLPYMPAPRWVRNRIQPIAIRDVLHYLLAAADLPPEVSRVFDIGGPDILRYGQMMNAYALEAGLPQRPIASLPVFTPWLASQWVNLVTPIPRSLAVPIIESLQYDCVMRDHDIDAVIPPPPEGLTGYRRSVRLALARERSGDVETSWQDASVAGAPSDPLPSDPDWSGHTVYTDLRERESTADAQLLWRVVEGIGGERGWYSFPLAWALRGWADKLVGGVGLRRGRRDADHLNTGDALDWWRVERIERGRSLRLRAEMRVPGRAWLELSVRPREGGGSEYRQRAVFFPRGLSGRLYWFAILPFHGIVFNGMANRIVYEAEHPKAASRVTRPEPSPRPEERSTPA from the coding sequence ATGTCTCCCTCACGCGTCCTGGTCACCGGTGCGACCGGCTACATCGGCGGGCGGCTGGTGCCGCGGCTGCTGGCCCGCGGCCACACGGTGAGGGTGCTGGCGCGCTCGCCGCAGAAGCTGACCGACGTGCCCTGGGCGGGCGACGTGGAGGTCGTCGAGGGCGACCTGCACGATCCCGCCGCCGTCGAACGGGCGGTGGCGGACGTCGACGTCGTCTACTACCTCGTGCACTCGATGCGGGCGCGTGGCGACTTCGACGAGGAGGAGGCGGACGCCGCGCGGACCGTCGCCGGCGCGGCCCGCGCCGCCGGGGTCCGGCGGATCGTGTACCTCGGCGCGCTGCATCCCGACGGCGAGCTCTCGCGTCACCTGCGCTCCCGCGTCGCCGTGGGACGCATCCTGCTCGACTCCGGAGTGCCGACGATCGTGCTGCAGGCCGGCGTGGTGATCGGTTCGGGATCGGCGTCGTTCGAGATGATCCGGCACCTCACCGAGGTGCTGCCCTACATGCCGGCGCCGCGCTGGGTGCGGAATCGCATCCAGCCGATCGCCATCCGCGACGTGCTGCACTACCTGCTCGCCGCCGCCGACCTGCCCCCGGAGGTGTCGCGTGTCTTCGACATCGGCGGCCCGGACATCCTGCGCTACGGGCAGATGATGAACGCCTACGCCTTGGAGGCGGGCCTTCCGCAGCGGCCGATCGCCTCCCTCCCGGTGTTCACCCCCTGGCTGGCGTCGCAGTGGGTGAACCTGGTGACGCCCATCCCGCGCAGCCTGGCCGTGCCGATCATCGAGTCGCTGCAGTACGACTGCGTGATGCGCGACCACGACATCGACGCGGTCATCCCGCCGCCGCCCGAGGGGCTGACCGGCTACCGGCGATCGGTCCGGCTCGCTCTGGCGCGGGAGCGCTCCGGCGATGTGGAGACCAGCTGGCAGGACGCCTCGGTCGCCGGCGCCCCCAGCGACCCGCTGCCGAGCGACCCGGACTGGTCGGGGCACACGGTGTACACCGACCTGCGCGAGCGCGAGTCCACGGCCGACGCCCAGCTGCTGTGGCGGGTGGTGGAGGGGATCGGCGGCGAACGCGGCTGGTACTCCTTCCCGCTCGCCTGGGCGCTGCGCGGCTGGGCGGACAAGCTGGTCGGCGGCGTCGGGCTCCGCCGCGGGCGGCGCGACGCCGACCACCTCAACACCGGCGACGCCCTCGACTGGTGGCGCGTGGAGCGGATCGAACGGGGGAGGAGCCTGCGGCTGCGCGCCGAGATGCGGGTGCCCGGGCGCGCGTGGCTCGAGCTGTCGGTGCGGCCGCGGGAGGGCGGCGGCTCGGAGTACCGCCAGCGCGCGGTGTTCTTCCCGCGCGGACTCTCCGGCCGGCTCTACTGGTTCGCGATCCTGCCGTTCCACGGGATCGTGTTCAACGGGATGGCCAACCGCATCGTCTACGAGGCGGAGCACCCGAAGGCGGCTAGCCGCGTGACGCGTCCGGAGCCGTCTCCGCGGCCGGAAGAGCGGTCGACTCCGGCGTAG
- a CDS encoding ATP-dependent DNA ligase has product MGKLIYGGTTEIGFEDRVLAHLQIVIGLKLRRKEGFFFSWRDEQSVGDGRSAIWIDPAIPLLFRYSGGRPPRINKAWLEQLTLSSNSSQGLQLTEEIGALGADEVDADSGVGR; this is encoded by the coding sequence ATGGGCAAGCTCATCTACGGCGGGACCACCGAGATCGGTTTCGAGGACCGGGTCCTGGCGCACCTGCAGATCGTGATCGGGCTGAAGCTCCGTCGCAAGGAGGGGTTCTTCTTCTCCTGGCGCGACGAGCAGAGCGTGGGCGACGGCCGCAGCGCCATCTGGATCGACCCGGCCATCCCCCTGCTGTTCCGCTACAGCGGAGGCCGCCCGCCGCGCATCAACAAGGCGTGGCTCGAGCAGCTGACGCTGTCGTCGAACAGCTCGCAGGGCCTGCAGCTGACCGAGGAGATCGGAGCGCTCGGCGCCGACGAGGTGGATGCGGACTCCGGCGTCGGCCGCTGA